A single region of the Lotus japonicus ecotype B-129 chromosome 4, LjGifu_v1.2 genome encodes:
- the LOC130714392 gene encoding protein NRT1/ PTR FAMILY 7.3-like, whose product MSCLEVSKEGKFKEEAEEVTLDGSVDWHGRPAIRAKSGRWVAGTIILLNQGLATLAFFGVGVNLVLFLTRVLGQDNADAANNVSKWTGTVYLFSLVGAFLSDSYWGRYKTCAIFQGIFVLGLVFLSLSSYLSLLRPKGCGSELLHCGKHSSLEMGMFYLSIYLIALGNGGYQPNIATFGADQFDEEHSKEGYSKVAFFSYFYLALNLGSLFSNTILGYFEDEGIWALGFWVSAGSAFAALVLFLVGTPRYRHFKPCGNPLSRFCQVLVAAWRKLGVQMTSNGEDLYVVDEEESSTNSNNRKIILHTHGFKFLDRAAYISSRDLDDKKGGFYNPWRLCPITQVEEVKCILRLLPIWLCTIIYSVVFTQMASLFVEQGAAMKTTIYHFRIPPASMSSFDILSVAVFIFFYRRVIDPLVGKLKKTKSKGLTELQRMGIGLVIAVMAMVSAGIVECYRLKYAKHGTSSLSIFWQVPQYALVGASEVFMYVGQLEFFNAQTPEGLKSFGSALCMTSISLGNYVSSIIVSIVMKISTQDHMPGWIPGNLNRGHLDRFFFLLAALTSLDLIAYIAVAKWFKNIQTECKHDEDDKIGNLIKV is encoded by the exons TGAACCAAGGACTAGCAACCTTAGCATTCTTTGGAGTAGGAGTTAATCTAGTGCTGTTCCTGACAAGGGTGTTAGGACAAGACAATGCTGATGCTGCTAACAATGTGAGCAAGTGGACTGGCACAGTTTACCTCTTCTCTCTTGTGGGTGCTTTCCTCAGTGATTCTTATTGGGGAAGGTACAAAACTTGTGCCATCTTTCAAGGCATCTTTGTACTG GGTCTAGTATTCTTGTCCCTTTCATCATACCTCTCATTGCTTAGACCTAAAGGTTGTGGGAGTGAACTGCTTCACTGTGGGAAACATTCAAGCTTGGAGATGGGGATGTTCTACCTATCAATCTACCTCATTGCCTTAGGGAATGGAGGGTATCAACCAAACATTGCCACATTTGGAGCTGACCAATTTGATGAAGAGCACTCAAAGGAAGGTTACTCAAAGGTGGCATTTTTCAGCTACTTCTACCTGGCTCTGAACCTTGGTTCACTTTTCTCAAACACCATTCTGGGCTATTTTGAAGACGAAGGAATTTGGGCTCTTGGGTTCTGGGTCTCTGCAGGCTCTGCCTTTGCAGCACTTGTGTTGTTTCTTGTTGGGACACCAAGATATAGACACTTCAAACCTTGTGGCAATCCACTTTCAAGATTCTGCCAAGTCCTTGTTGCTGCATGGAGGAAATTGGGAGTTCAGATGACATCAAATGGAGAGGACTTGTATGTCGTGGATGAAGAGGAATCTTCcaccaacagcaacaacagAAAGATTATTCTCCACACCCATGGATTCAA GTTTCTGGATAGGGCAGCATACATATCTTCAAGAGATCTAGATGACAAGAAAGGAGGCTTTTACAATCCGTGGCGTCTCTGTCCTATAACTCAAGTTGAAGAAGTAAAGTGCATACTAAGACTTCTTCCAATTTGGCTATGCACCATAATCTACTCAGTAGTTTTCACACAAATGGCTTCTCTTTTCGTGGAGCAAGGTGCCGCCATGAAAACTACAATTTACCATTTCAGAATACCCCCAGCAAGCATGTCAAGCTTTGATATCCTCAGCGTAGcagtcttcatcttcttctaccGCCGCGTCATCGATCCTCTTGTGGGaaaacttaaaaaaacaaaatccaaGGGACTCACTGAGCTTCAGAGGATGGGAATTGGGCTTGTCATAGCTGTAATGGCAATGGTTTCAGCAGGAATAGTCGAATGCTACAGGCTCAAGTACGCAAAACACGGCACAAGCTCTCTAAGCATCTTCTGGCAAGTTCCTCAGTACGCACTCGTAGGAGCATCTGAGGTTTTTATGTATGTAGGACAATTAGAGTTCTTCAATGCTCAAACACCAGAAGGGTTAAAGAGCTTTGGAAGTGCTCTTTGTATGACTTCAATCTCACTCGGGAACTATGTGAGTAGCATAATTGTTAGCATAGTTATGAAGATCTCCACTCAGGATCACATGCCAGGGTGGATCCCCGGCAACCTAAACAGAGGTCACCTAGATAGGTTTTTCTTCCTCTTAGCTGCATTGACATCACTGGACTTGATTGCATACATTGCAGTCGCAAAGTGGTTCAAGAACATACAGACGGAATGCAAACATGACGAGGATGATAAGATTGGTAACTTAATTAAGGTCTAA